Proteins from one Periplaneta americana isolate PAMFEO1 chromosome 6, P.americana_PAMFEO1_priV1, whole genome shotgun sequence genomic window:
- the STUB1 gene encoding E3 ubiquitin-protein ligase CHIP has translation MSKYMYSTANLSDKELKDQGNRLFSLRKYEDAVSCYTKAIIKNPNMPTYFTNRALCHLKMKRWEASCQDCRRALDMDANLVKGHFFLGQALLEMDNYDEAIKHLQRANDLAREQKLNFGDDIASQLRAARKKRWNVQEEKRIAQEIELQSYLNRLIREDTERQIEKLRQESGNNEEQIQDKIIDLEQQCDNNTSELNSIFAKVDDRRRKRDVPDYLCGKISFEILREPVITPSGITYERKDIEEHLQRVGHFDPVTRVKLTQDQLIPNFAMKEVVDAFLQENEWALDY, from the exons ATGAGCAAGTATATGTATTCTACTGCTAATTTGTCTGACAAAGAATTAAAGGATCAAGGAAACAGATTGTTCAGTCTGCGAAAATACGAAGATGCTGTGTCTTGCTACACAAAAGCTATT ATTAAAAACCCAAATATGCCAACATACTTTACGAATCGAGCCCTGTGTCATCTTAAGATGAAACGATGGGAAGCATCGTGTCAGGACTGTCGTCGAGCTCTTGACATGGATGCAAATCTGGTTAAAGGTCATTTTTTCCTTGGACAAGCACTCCTTGAAATGGATAACTATGATGAAGCAATAAAACATTTACAAAGAG CAAATGACttggctagagaacagaaacttAATTTTGGCGATGACATAGCAAGTCAGCTTAGAGCTGCTCGCAAGAAAAGATGGAATGTacaagaagagaagagaatagctCAAGAAATAGAACTTCAG TCTTACTTAAACAGATTAATACGAGAAGACACAGAGCGTCAAATTGAGAAGCTGCGACAAGAAAGTGGCAACAATGAAGAGCAAATTCAAGACAAGATAATAGATCTAGAACAACAATGT GATAACAATACGAGTGAGTTGAATTCAATATTTGCAAAAGTTGATGACAGAAGGAGA AAACGTGATGTACCAGATTATCTGTGTGGGAAAATCAGTTTTGAAATCCTGCGGGAACCTGTCATCACACCAAGTGGCATCACATATGAGAGAAAAGATATAGAAGAACACTTACag AGGGTTGGACACTTTGATCCTGTTACAAGAGTGAAGCTGACCCAAGATCAGTTGATTCCCAACTTTGCGATGAAGGAAGTTGTTGATGCGTTTCTGCAAGAGAACGAATGGGCTTTGGATTACTGA